In the Quercus lobata isolate SW786 chromosome 5, ValleyOak3.0 Primary Assembly, whole genome shotgun sequence genome, one interval contains:
- the LOC115989112 gene encoding cytochrome P450 76T24-like, with translation MDYYLVLSLLILPFVWAFIRVVSPNLSSQTLPPGPHPFPIIGNILELGKLPHQAVAKLSKTYGPLMTLKLGSITTIVISSPNMAKEALQKNDQALSSRTIPNMAHVFDHHKVSVGWIPINSQWRNLRKACATQIFAPQRLDATEALRLAKVQELLDHVNQSCKSGAPIDIGRVVFTTVLNSISNALFSIDLAQYESNLSQEFRDLVCGLAKEAGRPNIADYFPALRLIDPQGVRKRTRIYYSKLLVICDGIINQRLQLRFSSKSYKASNDVLDLLLNLTEEDHSEISLLDIKHLLLDLFLAGIDTTSSTVEWAMAELLHNPEKMTKARDELEEVLGKGGHVQESNISKFNYLRAIVKETLRLHPSAPFLVPRKAETNVEICGYIVPKNAQILINVWAMGHDPSIWKSPNLFMPERFLEQDIDFKGQDFELIPFGAGRRICPGLPLANRMVHLMLASLVHYFAWKLPIEMRPEDMDMAEMFGLSLHRAVPLRAIPIKSL, from the exons ATGGATTACTACCTAGTATTGTCGTTGCTGATACTACCCTTTGTGTGGGCATTCATCCGTGTTGTCTCCCCCAATCTATCAAGCCAGACTCTCCCCCCTGGACCACACCCTTTTCCAATCATTGGTAACATCTTGGAGCTTGGTAAATTACCCCACCAAGCAGTTGCCAAGCTTTCCAAAACTTATGGTCCCTTAATGACTCTCAAGCTTGGGAGCATAACCACCATAGTCATTTCCTCTCCAAACATGGCTAAAGAAGCACTTCAAAAAAATGACCAAGCTCTCTCTAGCCGAACCATCCCAAATATGGCCCATGTATTCGACCATCACAAAGTTTCAGTAGGTTGGATTCCCATAAATTCTCAATGGAGGAACCTTAGGAAAGCTTGTGCTACCCAAATATTTGCTCCACAACGTCTTGATGCCACAGAGGCCCTTCGATTAGCAAAGGTACAAGAACTACTTGACCATGTTAACCAAAGTTGCAAAAGTGGTGCACCCATCGATATTGGTCGAGTAGTGTTCACAACAGTCCTTAATTCCATATCAAACGCACTTTTCTCTATTGATTTAGCCCAATATGAATCAAATTTGTCCCAAGAGTTCAGGGATCTTGTGTGTGGTTTAGCCAAAGAAGCAGGAAGGCCAAATATTGCTGATTATTTTCCAGCACTTCGTTTGATTGACCCACAAGGTGTACGCAAAAGGACAAGGATTTATTACTCCAAATTGTTGGTGATTTGTGATGGAATCATCAATCAACGACTCCAATTAAGATTTTCATCAAAGAGTTATAAAGCAAGCAATGATGTTCTAGATTTACTCCTCAATCTCACTGAAGAAGATCATTCAGAAATAAGCCTCCTCGATATCAAACATTTGCTTCTG GACTTATTTCTTGCAGGAATTGACACAACATCAAGCACAGTGGAATGGGCAATGGCAGAGTTATTacacaacccagaaaaaatgacaaaagccCGAGACGAGCTTGAAGAAGTCCTAGGTAAGGGCGGGCATGTTCAAGAATCAAACATCTCAAAGTTCAATTATCTTCGAGCGATAGTGAAAGAAACCTTGCGATTACACCCATCAGCGCCTTTTCTAGTTCCACGTAAGGCTGAGACAAACGTAGAAATATGTGGCTATATCGTGCCAAAAAATGCACAAATACTAATAAATGTGTGGGCAATGGGACATGACCCAAGCATATGGAAAAGCCCAAATTTATTTATGCCTGAAAGGTTTTTAGAACAAGACATTGATTTTAAAGGCCAAGATTTTGAGCTGATTCCTTTTGGAGCTGGAAGAAGGATATGCCCTGGATTACCATTAGCTAATCGAATGGTGCACTTGATGTTGGCTTCTCTTGTTCACTACTTTGCTTGGAAGCTCCCAATTGAGATGAGGCCAGAAGACATGGACATGGCTGAGATGTTTGGGCTTAGCTTACATAGGGCAGTGCCCCTCCGAGCTATTCCAATCAAATCCTTGTAA
- the LOC115989125 gene encoding cytochrome P450 76T24-like, protein MDCYLVFLLILPFVWASIRVLNFKLASQTLPPGPKPFPIIGNILQLSNLPHQALAKLSKTYGPLMTLKLGSITTIVISSPNLAKEALQRHDQAFSSRSIPDMAHVFDHHKFSMAWLPTNSKWKNLRKACATQIFATQRLDATQALRQTKVQELLNHVNKSCKSGAPIDIGRLVFTTVLNSISNTFFSMDLAQYDSSLSQEFRDLVCGLADEAGRPNIADYFPALRLIDPQGVRKRTSIYFTKLFGIFDGIFNQRLQLRASSEGFKANNDVLDSFLSLIEEGNSEISLIDIKHLLLDLFLAGIDTTSSTVEWAMAVLLHNPIKMAKARDELDEVLGKGGHVQESDISKFHYLQAIVKETFRLHPLVPFLIPHKAETNIEICGFIVPKNAQILINVWAMGRDSSIWQNPNLFMPERFLEQDIDFKGRDFELIPFGAGRRICPGLPLANRMVHLMLASLVYYSAWKLPDEMRPEHMDMGETFGLTLHREVPLRAIPIKSL, encoded by the exons ATGGACTGCTACCTAGTATTTTTGCTGATACTTCCCTTTGTGTGGGCATCAATTCGTGTGCTGAACTTCAAACTAGCAAGCCAGACTCTCCCCCCAGGCCCCAAACCTTTTCCAATCATTGGAAACATCCTGCAACTTAGCAACTTACCTCACCAAGCACTTGCAAAGCTCTCCAAAACTTATGGACCCTTAATGACTCTCAAGCTTGGGAGCATAACAACAATAGTCATTTCCTCTCCAAACTTAGCTAAAGAAGCACTTCAAAGACATGACCAAGCTTTCTCTAGCCGAAGCATCCCGGATATGGCACATGTATTTGACCACCATAAATTTTCAATGGCGTGGTTGCCCACAAATTCGAAATGGAAGAACCTTAGGAAAGCTTGTGCTACCCAAATATTTGCTACACAACGTCTTGATGCCACACAAGCCCTTCGACAAACAAAGGTACAAGAACTACTTAACCATGTTAATAAAAGTTGCAAAAGTGGTGCACCCATTGATATTGGTCGATTAGTGTTCACAACAGTTCTTAATTCAATATCAAACACTTTTTTCTCTATGGACTTAGCCCAATATGACTCCAGTTTGTCCCAAGAGTTCCGGGACCTTGTGTGTGGTTTAGCCGATGAAGCTGGGAGGCCAAATATTGCTGATTATTTCCCAGCACTTCGTTTGATTGACCCCCAAGGTGTACGAAAAAGGACAAGCATTTATTTCACAAAATTATTTGGGATATTTGATGGTATCTTCAATCAACGACTTCAATTAAGAGCTTCATCAGAGGGTTTTAAAGCAAATAACGATGTACTAGATTCATTCCTCAGTCTTATTGAAGAAGGTAATTCAGAGATAAGCCTCATCGATATCAAACATTTACTTCTG GACTTATTTCTTGCAGGTATCGACACAACATCAAGCACAGTAGAATGGGCAATGGCAGTGTTATTACACAACCCGATAAAAATGGCAAAAGCCCGAGATGAGCTTGATGAAGTCCTAGGCAAGGGTGGGCATGTTCAAGAATCAGACATCTCAAAGTTCCATTATCTTCAAGCTATAGTGAAAGAAACTTTTCGATTGCACCCTCTAGTGCCTTTTCTAATTCCCCATAAGGCTGAAACAAACATAGAAATATGTGGCTTCATCGTGCCCAAAAATGCACAAATACTAATAAATGTGTGGGCAATGGGACGAGACTCAAGCATATGGCAAAACCCCAATTTATTTATGCCCGAAAGGTTTTTAGAGCAAGACATTGACTTTAAAGGCAGAGATTTTGAGCTAATTCCCTTTGGAGCTGGAAGAAGAATATGTCCTGGATTGCCATTAGCTAACAGAATGGTGCACTTGATGTTAGCATCTCTTGTTTACTACTCTGCTTGGAAGCTCCCAGATGAGATGAGGCCAGAACACATGGACATGGGTGAGACATTTGGGCTAACCTTACACAGAGAAGTGCCCCTCCGAGCTATTCCCATCAAATCCTTGTAA